The Fibrobacter sp. UWP2 DNA segment TTGAGTGCGTCAAATTCCGGGTCGAACTGCGGGGCAACGACAGTGATGCGGGCACACGTCGGGAGGAGCGTCTTGACCTTGCGAAGGGCGATGCGGCCACCGCCCACGACGAGGACGTTCTTGCCCTCGAGGTTCACTTCGATGGAGAAAAGATTTGAGGTTCGATGCGCAGGAGTCGAGGACGACGAGCCACAAGTACGCGGTTCCTGCGCATTGCGAATACCGGCCACGACCATATCGGCAAAATCCTTCCAGTCGCCAAGGCACGGGAGGAGCGTAATGGGCGTGTCGGGATACTCCTGCTGGAGCCGCGTCACCACCTTGGGCACGTCGCTCTTGGTGTGCTGCCCGTTCAACAGCAGGTAGGGCAAGAGCGTCACCGAGTCCACGTCATCTTCGCGGAGGAGCGTACGCAAATCGTTCTCCAAATCCAGCAAGCTGGTGCTGGTCACGCGAGAGCCCGGCATCTCGTGGTGCAGGCGGTCCAAGATCAGTTCAAAGCCCTTGAACGCCCCAGGCAAGATGCAATGGTGGGCTATGATAAGTATGACGTTCATGCTCCAGAAGCTTTCTTGAAGAATTACTTCTCGAACGGAACCATCTCAACACGGCGATTCTTTTCGCGGCCATTCCTTTCGTTGTTGCTCGCAATAGGCATGGTGCGTCCATAGCCAACAGCGCAAAGGCGAGAGCGGTCGATTCCCTTGGTAATCAAGTAATCCATAACAGCCTGGGCTCGCTTCTGCGAAAGCTGCATGTTGTACTCGTCGGTACCCTTATCATCGGTATGGCCCTGGACTTCAAGGTTGGCATTCGGGAACTTTTTCATCAAGCGGGCAATGTCGTCTAGCGTACCATAGCTCTTTGTGGTGAGCTTGGCAGAATTCAGCTTGAACTGGATTCCCTTCTTGAGTTCGTCAAGGTTTTCCTTCTTGTTGAGCGGGCAACCCACGGTATCGATAGCAACACCCTGCAAGGTATTCGGGCACTTGTCCTTATTGTCGGGCACGCCATCCTTGTCGAAGTCAGGGAGACATCCCAGAGAGTCGACCTGCGCACCTTCAGGCGTATTCGGGCACTTGTCCTTCATGTCGGGAACGCCGTCCTTGTCGGAATCCTTCGGGCAGCCGGTGCTATCCACTTCCGTTCCCTGGGCAGTATTCGGGCACTTGTCGAACGTATCAAAGATTCCATCGCTATCGGAATCCTTCGGGCAGCCAGTGCTATCCACTTCCACGCCCTCGGCAGTATTCGGGCACTTATCAAACGAATCGGGAACACCATCCTTGTCGGTATCCTTCGGGCAGCCAGCGCTATCCACTTCTACGCCCTGGGGAGTATTCGGGCATTTGTCGAGGCTATCGACAACGCCATCCTGGTCAAAATCATGCTGCGTAGTATCCACCATAAACACAATAACGGTATCACGTTGGACAAGCGTATCGCGCTGCGGAAGCCCCTGCGGATTTTCGCGCTGCGGGGCAGGCTCAGCACCGCCAAAGCGGATTGTGAGCATGGCAGCACCGGCCCAGAGGGGCGTAGGTGCGTAGCAGAAGTTGGCGACACGACCATCTTCGCCCTGGTAGTGTACGGGCACATCACTACAACCCTCGACTTCTTTTTCGTAGTCAAAGCCCAGGTTCTTGAGCGTACGAACCGCAACATCCAAACCCATGGCAAGGTCAATATTACGGGTCACGTGGAAACGCATACCCGGAGTAAGGAGCATCGGGTCGGCAAACGGAGCAAAATCCAGGTCGCCCTTGGACTGCAAGCGCATTTCACCGCTAAAATCAAGGAAGAAATCCACAAAGCTAAGCGGTACAAAGTTCAGGCCGGAGCTGTACTCGAGGGTAACCGCTTCGCCATCTTCTAGAGGAATCACGGCCCCACCGGCAATGTTCCAGCGAATGGGGATGTTCTTCTTAGTGAAATCAAGAGAGAACGCAAGACCCGCACCAAAAGCCCAGCTATTGGCCGTGTACGGGTGCGTATAGTCTTCGCCGTTCAAGTACCAAGCGTGCCTCGGGCGCACGCCGGCCTGCGTTTCGCCGGTGGGAACGTAGGCGTCTAGCAAAAGAGCGACGCTAAAGATTTTGTTCGTATCGAGCGGCGCACGAACTTTGGCGTTGATGTTCAGGTCACCACGGGCCACAGTCCACATGTTCATGGAGCCGGCAGGTGCTTCCTGCGCATGGTCATAGTACAAAGGAATGCTTAAGCCAAGGTCCAAGAAATCCAAGAGACCAACCGTCACAAAGAAGTCTCCGGTCATGGCGAAGGTGTAATCGTCAAACGCATAGCGGCTGCCGTTCACCTCGTATCCACCACCGCGGGTAAAGGCCCAGGCGTCGGCAGCAAACGTTCCGCCAGTACCGACAACCACATTCCACTGTCCAAGAGTCTGCGCATTGATTTGACGCAAGCCCTCCGTACCGCCGGCCACAATACCGGAATGGGCAAAAGAAAGTCCCGCAGCAAGCAGAGCAGAACAAATAACCTTGTTAGTAAATTTCACGTAACAATCTCCTTCTTTGGATTGTTTAAAAAGTTCTATGCAATTATAGCAAATTAAAATGTTCCGTGATTCTTTTCACAAGTGAAACCACGGTGGAATCGGCACTCACGAGGGTCTCGAAACCGTACTTGCGGGCGGTAGCCTCGGTCATGCGACCAATGCAGAACGCCAGGACCGGGCAGGCAGGTTGCTTTTGCGGTCCACCAGCGGTGCGGGTCACCCGGGCAAAAGCCTCCACGGCACTGGAGCTGGCGAACACCACGGCGTCGGCCCCCTCCACCGCCTCGCGCTTCCATTCGGGGAGCGACTGCGCGGGGAGCGTCTCGTAAACCACCCAACGCGTCGCCGCGGGGAGCAGCTTAAGCAGGGTATCGTCGGCGAGATTGCCTTGCAGCAGGAGGATTCTGGACGGCTCTGCACCCAAAGCCACCAGGAGCTTGCCCAAACCTTCACCGGTATGGTCCTCGGGCACGTAGTCGCACAAAATACCGCGTTCGCGAAGCCGCCTTTCGGTCATCTTGCCTACGGAGGCAATCTTTTTGCCCGCAAGGCTGCGGATATCGAGCCCCGCGCGGTCCAGCTGTTCAAAAAAGGCGTCCACGCCGTTCACACTCGTAAAGGCGAGCAAGTCAAAATTCTTGAAATCGGCAAAGTTCGCCGACGCAGTCGCGGCATCACCGACCGTCGCGACCATCGGGTTTTCCAAGGCGCGCGTCTCGATCATCGGGGTCTCGATGACCTCGGCACCGAGCGCCGCAAGCTTGCTCGCAATACCACCCACCTGCTTTGCGCTGCGCGTGACCACCAGGCGCTTGCCCGAGAGCGGCAGCTTTTGCCTCCAGGCGAGCGATTTGCCGAGTTCCACCACACCGCCCATGATGGTAATCGCAGGCGCAGTCACCTTCTCGCGCTCCACCACATCGACCGCAGTCGAAAGTGTCGCCACAACGGTGCGCTGGAACGGAGTCGTACCCTTCTCAATAAAGGCGACTGGCGTCTCCGGATCCTTGCCGCACTCCACAAGGCGTTGCGCTATGGTCGCGATGTTGGCAATGCCCATAAGGAAGATGAGCGTCCCCGGGCACTTCGCAAGCGACTCAAAATCAAGCCCCAGCCGGTCGCCATCTTCGCGCTCATGCCCGGTGATAATGTGAAAACTCGTCGCCACACCGCGGTGACTTACGGGAATCCCCGCATAGGCGGGCACGGCAATCGCCGACGTCACTCCGGGAACAATTTCAAAATCCACACCGGTAGCCTTGAGTTCGAGGGCCTCCTCGCCACCGCGCCCAAAAACAAAGGGGTCTCCCCCCTTGAGGCGCACAATGACCGCGCCCGGGCGGGACTTCGCAAAGTCAACGAGCATGCGGTTGATTTCGGACTGTTTCACCTTGTGGTGCGTCGGCATTTTGCCCACGTCGACCATCTCGGCGTTGGCGGCGCAAAAAGCGAGAATCGAGGGCGAAACCAGGCGGTCGTAAACCACTACGTCGGCACGCTCCAAAATGGATTTACCACGCAAAGTAAAGAGCCCCGGGTCGCCGGGACCCGCGCCAATCAAATAAACCTTACCGGCAGTGTTCTGTTCTTTCATCAAAACGCAATTTAGAAAATACGCACGCGCACGGGCAGCGCCGCCCTTATTTTTGTGGCGCAGGTGCGGCGACTAATGGCGGGGTACACCCACGAGTCGCCCTTCCACATGCGCAAGTGGTCACTCCACGCTGCAATCAAGGCTTTTTGCTGGTCACCCATTTTAAAACTGTTCCGCAATTTTTGAAGCCAGGCGGCAACCCAGCTCGCGCGCCTGTTTGTCCGTGGCACACTCGCCTTCCACCCGGGCACGCAGCAAAACCTGTTTAGGTTCAAACCAGTAAATTCCGTTAATACACATAACGTTGTCTTTACAAGCAACGTTATCAATATTTACAACGTTATTTTCACAAGCAACGTTGTTAAAACTATTATTTATTTTATACTCGGCATGGGCAGCCACCGGGTATTGGCAACCGGCGTTGAGCGCCTTGAGAAACGCCATCTCGGCGACCGCAACATTGTAGGTGCGGGCATCGTTTGCACGGGCAAGGATTTGTTCCAGCTCGAGGGAAGGTTGCAAAAGGGTCTCTATCGCGAGGATTCCCTGACCGCTGGCCGGCAGCATTTTTTGGGCGTCAAAGTATTCCGTCACCAAGTCGTCGAGGCCCATGCGTTTGAGGCCCGCGGCGGCGAGCACCACCCCGTCGAGCTCAGAGAGCTTGGCAATGCGGGTCTGGATATTCCCGCGGATGGGGACGTATTCCAAGTCGGGGCGGATTTCTTTGAGCTGCACCACGCGGCGCACGCTCCCCGTGCCAACACGGCTTCCGGCGGGCAAATCCATAAACATGACGCCACCAGCGCCGCCCTTGGCAATAAAGCAGTCGCGCGGGTCTTCTCGCTTAAGGACCGCGGCAAGTTTGAACTGCGGAAGGAGTTCGGCGGGCATATCCTTGAGGCTGTGGACCGCAATATCGGCACGGTGTTCCAGCAAGGCGACCTCGAGTTCCTTCACAAATACGCCTTTCCCGCCAAAACTCGAGAGGGGCCTGTCAAGGCGGCGGTCGCCCTCCGTAGAGAGTTCCACCAGTTCATAATCGAGCGGCGTGTTTGCCAAAGCGCCTGCGGCAACGCCGGAATTCCGCCGGACGATTTCTTCGGCAGCAAGCTTGGTCTGCGTCACGGCGAGTGCACTCCTGCGGGTCGCGATGCGAAGCTTATGCAAGGCGCTCCTCCTTCGCCGTCTTTTCGGCGGCATGGAGGCAATCCAAAAAAGAGCGCACATCGGCCTGCGGGTTCGCGTCCTTCACGCGGTAAAGGTAGTCGTTCGCCATTTTTTTCGCGAACCGCACATACATCATGCGGATGCGCTCACGGTCGGCTTGACTCACGTCGGGGAGTGAACGCAAAAGCTTTTCGCTTTCGCCCTCGGCGGTCGCCACCATGCGTTCGGCCAGCACATGCACATCCTTCGCGATATCGTCCATGCGGTACCACTGCAAAAATTCTTCGATGCCCTCCTGCAAAATGCGTTTTGCGGCGGGGAGTTCCTCCATGCGGAGGCGGCGATTCTCGTCCACCACCTTCTGGAGTTCGTCGACACACACGTATTCTACCCCCGGGAGGGTGCCAACGGAAGGTTCGGCGTTGCGAGGGTTGCCGAGGTCAATGATGAGACGCCTTGTGGCAACTATGGACTTGGGGACCGCGCTTTCACAGGCAGCGGCAAAGGCGTCACGGGTCACAATCGGTTCCTGGCAAGCACTGCAGAGGATGACCACGTCACACTTGGAGGCAACGGCATAGCGGTCCTCGAAGGGCACCGGAGTGAGCACGTCGGCGAACTTTTGCGCGTTTGCAAACGTCTTGCTGCTCGCAAAAATGTGCGTCGTATTCTCTTGCACATACTTGAGCATCAGGGAGCCCATTTCGCCGAGCCCAAAGATATAGACGGAGCGGTTGTCCAAGTCATCAAAGGTCTTGAAAACCCGTTTCATCGCAAGGAACGGGATGTTGCAGCTGAGCTTGCTCAGGTTCGTCTCGGTCTTGATGCGCTTGGTGGTGTGGATGGCCGATTGAAACAGCTTGTTCAGGGTGTTGGCAGTGGCTCCAAACTGGTGGGCTGTCTCGTAGGCACGGGAAATCTGGTGCAAAATCTGGTCTTCGCCCATGGCCACCGAGTCAAGGCCCGCGCACACGTTCATCACGTGGTGAGCAACGTCGTCGCCCGACTTTTCGTAAAAATACTTGCCGAAAGAGTCCTCGCTCTGCCCAGCGATGCCGCACACATAGCGCGTGAGTTCGCCCGCGGCAATGTCGCGGTCGCTCGCCACATAGACTTCGGTGCGGTTGCACGTCGCAAGGATCAGGAGTTCGTCAAACGGGGACTGCCGCAGGGCCTCGGTTTTTACATCCATCGGGATGTAGAACTTCTCGCGGACCGCGATTTCAGCCACCTTGTGGCTCATGCCTGCCATGTAGATTTTGCGCATGCACCAAATCTAGAAAAATTATTCCTTGACAATGTCGAAGGATTCGTTCTAGAGCTTGGCGCACTTTATGGAAGCGGCGCTGTTCTTGGGGACTGTTTTGGATTGTATAGAGACGTTGCTCACATAGTGACAACAATCACGAACTACCTAAAATTCGAGTTTATCCAATCGTAACGTTTTCGCATCCAATCGACCATTGCCGAGACCGCCTCGTCGTATGTCTCGTAAGGGTCCTTGAGCGCCCAGTTCTCGGTGTTCTGCAGCACGGGCCAACGCCGGTACTCGTTGTCGATGGCCTTCTCGATAATGCCGCGGTACAGGGGGACGCTGTCGATAAGCGCCCTGAACTTGTCGTGGTGCGCCGCCCAAAAGTCTTCTACGGCGGGTTTCACCTGGTCCGAATGCACAATGTAGTAGAACCAGCGGTACCGCCGCACATACCAATCCTCGGGGGGCGAGTTCGGTTCGCGGGAGGCATTGCCAAAACCCAGGTCAAAGTCCCACAGCGGTCCAAAGTGGATGGTCCCGCCCACCTGCCAGGTCATGAAGATGCTCCGCGAAAAGTTGGCGTCCTCGTTCTTGGCGAATTCCTGCACCCAGTAATAGCGAACAAAGTCGTCTATGTCGACCCACTCGTGCATAAAGCGGTTGCGATTCACCCCGAAATTCAAAAAGTCCTCGAACTCGTTCAAGTGCGTGCGAAGCAGCTCCAGCGACTTTTCGGAGGCGTTCTTGGGCGACTTCACGTGAAAAGTGTTCCCACCCTTCGTGGTAATGTAGGGCGAGTCAATTTTTTTGTCGCTCTCCTTCTCGAAGAGGAACGCGGAATCGCCCTCGGCCATGTTAACACGGTCCTTGGCGACCTTGACGGTCTCCGAGAGCAGGTAGAGCCCCATGTACTTGCGGTTCAGGTAGAGTTCCACGAAGGTGCACCTGGGGGCGTAACGCACCTGGAGCCAGTCCGAGAGGCGGTACATCATGTAGTTCCTCAGGTGCGTCTTGTCGCCAAAGTTCGCGATGAGCGCCCAGTCCCTGTTCTTGGGCATCCCCAAAAGCGAGACCTTGTCTGTAAATTCCAGTTTCATGCCGTACTTGGGCATTTTGAAGCTGGAATTGCCGCGGCCACGCACCGTGAGGGGCATCGGGGCGGTCTCCGCCTCCGTCTCGCCGTATATCTGGAAGTAGGCGTCAAATTCCGTTTCGCGGTCGCGGATTTCCCTGAAGTCCTCGGTCTCGATGACCACCCGAGGGAGCCCCGCGTAAGGGTACACCGAGTCGTCCATCATCAGGTAGTCGGGCGCCGTCTCGGTCTCTTGCCAAAAGCAACCCGCAAGGAGTCCGAGCATGGCTAGCATCGGCAAAAAAAGTCGGGCGGTTCGCTTTGGCGAGAACAACATGGCAAATAATATAAATATATTTCCCTTTACCATGTTCAAGGCGGCACACCACATTACGACACTTTGTACAACCGTGCTCGTTTGCACCGCAGGCGTCGCCGCCACAGAGACCCTACACCCCATAACGCCACCATCTAGCCATGCGGCAACCCACTGGGGAGTCGAGCTCGACGACGACGTTTACAGCAGCGACCTGACGCTCTCCGCCGAGTACGCCCCGCTTGCGCGCGTGTCGGTTTACGCCGACGCGAGTTTCCGCTTTTTGAGCTACAGTTACGAGTACTCCACCGAGGGCTATATTCACAACTACTGCAACCTGCACGTGAACGGGTTCAACGAGACTTACGCGGGCGTCAAGGCCATGCTCTGGAGAGGCGTCGGAATTGACTTGGGCTGGAGATTCCCGCCCGGCGAAGGCTCGCAGGTGGCGCGGTTCCACCGCCTGAACGTGGAGCCGTTCACCACACTGCAGTTTTCGAGGGACCTCTTGGTGGGCACCGCGTTGCGCTACAATACGTTCTTGGAAGAAGGCGGGTTCAAGCCCGGCGACGAAGTGGGCGTGCGCGGCTCCTTTGTGTGGAGGTTCGGGCAAAACGCCAGGCGAACCGCGGGCTGGCAGCTGACCGAGAAGTTCCTGTACCAGGTGCGTATCCAGGACTCCGAGAACCGCAACCTCGCCCGCCCCTACCGCCAAATGAAGGACCAGTACCGCGGCATGAAAATTGACTACGAAATCATGCGCTACTTCGAGATTTTCAAGGTCCCGCTGGGAATCGGACTCAACTACCAGATAAAAAAAGGCACCCTGTTCGGATTCGAGACAGGGCACCTGATTGGGGTAAGCGTGGGCGGGCGCTAAGGTTGACTAATCGTCAGATGGCTCGGCCCCCTCGTCCGTAGGTTTATAATCCACGGCTCCGTCTCCGCAGGTTCCCCATTCACCCAAGGATTGCATCGTGAACTCTCCGTGTGCATCGCCGAAGAATATGCTGATTTTTTGAGCATTCTCCAACACACAGTTTTTTTCACATCCTTCTGTCTGGTAATCAAACTTATTAAAGTAATCAAAGGAGAAATTATAAATGGTATTACCATCTTTATTTTCAGGCAGATCTATTGCAATATAATTATATTTACCTTCTACATTATACTCTACCCTGAGCTTCGGCAGTAACGGAGATGAACCGTGGGAATACATGTATTGCATACAAAGGCCTTTCATACCACTGATGTCCAAACTAGAACCATTATTCAAGTCAAACGCAACAGCACCCTGGGAATCATCTAGATCCACAAGGATTTGCGCCCCTGCTTGGGCGGTAAAGGTCACGATTAATCGTTGTTCATCATCACTCGGCCACTGATACCATTGAGCATAAACATTGGAATTATTGTAAGATACGAATGCGTAATTCAAGTCTTCCGGCGCACACCACATGGCATTGTGGCATTGGCTTAGAGAATTCAGGTAGTCGGCATATTTACTACTTCCTGAATTTTTTCCAATGGCAATGATATTGAAGTATTGGTTTGCAGAGCCGGACTTCGGAACAAACTGCACTCCGACAAATTGTTTCATATATTCGTCAATATCTTTCCTTATGCCAAAATAACCGGTCTGTTTAAAGTCAAGCCAGCTGAAGCACTTATGCGTAACTTTGTCATCAGTGGTGGATACTAGATTCGCACGATATACATTGTTACCTACAAAACCTTCAGGATCTTTTACAGTCAGCCTAATTTCTATGGTATCCACAGTAGAAACATAATCTACGCATACACCATCCCATTCCTTTATGGAGTCTTCAGATATTACTTTTGCACTCTCCAGGCCCAAACCACCCGGCCAATCGACTTCGTCAAATGGCTTACTTATAAAAGCGCAAGCCCCGCCTTCACATTGTGCAGCAAGTTCCGGACTCATATTTATAGCATCTACCGGGAAAACAAGGATCGACTCATCGTTGCTAATCCAAGTATGGGTAAACACATCGTTGTAAATTTTGCCGTTATACCAGAGCAGATCATTTTCAGAGATGTATTTTTCAATCAAGTTATTTTCGGGCGTGTAATCTATGGGGTCGAATACGTTGTCATCCTTGACGCAGCGAACGGAAGCCTTCTGGCTTTTAGATATTGTCCCTATTTTTGCACCATCTTCCACACCAATAAACAGTGCAAAGGCTGAAGATCCATCCTGTGTTTTACTCCAATACAGCGCAGTACCTGTTGTCGATGGCAGGGCCGCAAATCCATAAAGGTTTTCGCCATTGTAAACACCATCTCCTGTTTTATAGCTGCCCCAGCCAGAAGGGGCTTTCAGCGCCTTGCCCGCGACACTCGAGCCGCCTACCGACGTAACCAGGTCATTGAATTCTTCAACACTCGGCAAATGGAACCCATCGGGGCAGAGTTCGCCAATAAATTCATTTTCTGCCGCGGCCTTCCACGTGTAAATTCCATCATGACCTGTAGAGTCTCCAATGTCGTAGTAATAATCTTGCAACATCCACGTGTACTTGCCAATCTTCCCAATTATGTAATCTTTATCAGTACGATTATCTTTAACAGATCCATAAACCACAGACGATGGGGAAACGTAAGCGGAAGTTTCAAAATCGGATCTAGTAATAGGAGAGAATCTTTCGACAGTAGGGATGCAGGTTCCCTTCGCGCCAATTTCCAGAATGCTGAAGACTGCAGACGTTTGAACAGTATCGAATATACCAAACTGGATAGACTTCATTTTCTTGGCAACATCCTTGCCCGTAACATTCGACGTTTGAGAAAAGTTCTTTTGTTTAAAATCATCCCACGACAAATCCATTATAGAGTAGCTACCTGTTGTTGCCGGCAAAACAGCTATAGGATTATCGTATTGTTGTTTTTTAGCATAAGAAGCAGAAATGTGCAATTCAACCGGGTGTTCGCTGGCGTAGGTAATGCACAAGCCTCCCCAATCCGACACGTCGGCAGACGAATCTTCCGTCACCATAAAAGCGAGCTGGGCATACTTGTGGTTATATACAGTTGAATAAATATCCCGCTTTTCGAGCGAATCCTTCAATTCGGCTATGCCACACATACCATTGCAACGTTTAACGATATCGGCTATGTTAACATCTTCATCGTTTGCAACAGGCCATATAATGCGCGAATTTCCAATAGAAGAAGAGTCTCCCTGGTCGTTGATTTCGAACCATTCTGAGCCGCTGTTATAGCCAGTGTATATCTTTGAGCCATTTATTCCGCCATGCCAGTGGAATTTGGCCGTTGTTGCGCCCAAACAAAGCGCCTGGTTATTATTCAAATTGAATTTTATCGAGGTCGTATCGCCAAGTGTCACGTTAGGCTGGTCCCCTAGAGTACGCGCGGCATCCAACACCTGGTGTTCAGTACCGTACTCAATCTGGTGCGATTCGAGCCCGAGACAATCAAACAGGCTGGCATTCTCTATTTTTATTGCCGTATACACATCCACCGGATATTTCGTCGACAAGACGGATACCGCGAATTTCAAGGTGTCGCCCGGCATAAAAACCTGGACCAGGAACGTGTATTTTTGTATAGAGCTGCTCGAGGACTTGGCAGAACTGCTGGACGAAGCCACGGAAGAACTGCTGGACTTGGCCGAGCTGCTGGACGGAGCCACAGAAGAGCTGCTCGAGGACTTGGCCGAGCTGCTGGATTCCTTTGAACCTTCGGACGAGGAGCTCTTGGGGACAACCTCCGCAACGTTCCCCTGTTCCTCGGCCCTTTGCACGGCGGCATCAAACTCGTCTATCGCAGCCTGGTACTGGTCGCGAGTTTTCTCGACCTCGGCCTCGTAGTCGGTACAGCCCCAAAAAGCGAGAACCATTGCTGCAGCAAGTATAACTTTATACATCTTCATTTTCCCGCTCCTTAGAATAAGATGGACAACCCGATACCGAGACCGCCCGCGATGGCGAGCCCGTAACCGACAGTCCTAAGCTTTTGGTACTTCGAGACGTTGTCTTTGTGCGCGCTGTAGCCAGTATCCTCCGGCGACGAACCGACGGAGCCGTCTTCGACGCTTGCATTAAAGGCGTCTAGTTCCGCCTGGTAGGCTTCGCTCTCGTCCTTCGCCTTTTTGTTGAAAATCACAGCCATGATGCCACCACCCACAAGGATTGCCGAGGAGATGGCGAACGGAATCCAGTGGATGCTCAGGCCCTCGCCCTCTGGCTTGGCGGCGTCCGCCACGGCATCTTTCGCCTTTTGCGAATTCTCTTCGTATTCATCGTCGTAGTAGTCCAGTCCGCGCTGGATGGCGAGCGAGTCCTCGGCGGTCATCTTTTCGGAATCGTCGTTCGCTGCGGTTTCGGGGAAGTTCTTGTCGTTGTCCCACATCCAGCGGCCAAACATGTCGGTCTTTTTGAGTCCCTTGAACACCAGGCGTCCCTTGAAGTCCTCGATAACAGCATCGAGACCCAGTTCCATGACAGCCTTTTTGTTTTTGAGGTCAAATACCAGATGGGACTGGGTGTCCTTAGACGAAAGTTCGCGGCTAAAGAGTTTGTTGCCGTTCAAAAAGTAGGCGCCCTTAGCGGAACGACGCATGGCGACCTTGACGGCGAGCGACTTCTTGTTCATCATCAACTTCACGTTGCTGCCCGCCTTTTTGAGGGAGTCGTTCTTCATTTTCAAAGAAGCGATGAACATGGGAGCAAATTCCTCGTGGGTCTGGCGCAGCACAATGTCTCCGCACTTGCTGAGCCAAAGGTTGGCCAGGCGTTCTTGCTGGGACATGCGCGTTGGGTCGTACGAGAGGGAGAACCGGTATTCAGCGTCAAAGTCGCCGGCAAAGTTGATAGGTTCCAGGTAAACGTTGCCCTTGAGGCGGAGCAGCTGCTCGCGGGG contains these protein-coding regions:
- a CDS encoding FISUMP domain-containing protein, whose product is MKFAVSVLSTKYPVDVYTAIKIENASLFDCLGLESHQIEYGTEHQVLDAARTLGDQPNVTLGDTTSIKFNLNNNQALCLGATTAKFHWHGGINGSKIYTGYNSGSEWFEINDQGDSSSIGNSRIIWPVANDEDVNIADIVKRCNGMCGIAELKDSLEKRDIYSTVYNHKYAQLAFMVTEDSSADVSDWGGLCITYASEHPVELHISASYAKKQQYDNPIAVLPATTGSYSIMDLSWDDFKQKNFSQTSNVTGKDVAKKMKSIQFGIFDTVQTSAVFSILEIGAKGTCIPTVERFSPITRSDFETSAYVSPSSVVYGSVKDNRTDKDYIIGKIGKYTWMLQDYYYDIGDSTGHDGIYTWKAAAENEFIGELCPDGFHLPSVEEFNDLVTSVGGSSVAGKALKAPSGWGSYKTGDGVYNGENLYGFAALPSTTGTALYWSKTQDGSSAFALFIGVEDGAKIGTISKSQKASVRCVKDDNVFDPIDYTPENNLIEKYISENDLLWYNGKIYNDVFTHTWISNDESILVFPVDAINMSPELAAQCEGGACAFISKPFDEVDWPGGLGLESAKVISEDSIKEWDGVCVDYVSTVDTIEIRLTVKDPEGFVGNNVYRANLVSTTDDKVTHKCFSWLDFKQTGYFGIRKDIDEYMKQFVGVQFVPKSGSANQYFNIIAIGKNSGSSKYADYLNSLSQCHNAMWCAPEDLNYAFVSYNNSNVYAQWYQWPSDDEQRLIVTFTAQAGAQILVDLDDSQGAVAFDLNNGSSLDISGMKGLCMQYMYSHGSSPLLPKLRVEYNVEGKYNYIAIDLPENKDGNTIYNFSFDYFNKFDYQTEGCEKNCVLENAQKISIFFGDAHGEFTMQSLGEWGTCGDGAVDYKPTDEGAEPSDD